The nucleotide window CGTCCAAGCCCATCGGCGAGTAGATGGATTTTGTGCTTCAACGAAGCTGAGCCTGAAACTATGCAGATCGGCAATGATTACCCCTTTGGCTTATATGGAGCGATGGAAGGCAGATCGAGCCCCCGCTCGGCGGCGCACCGAATTGCCTCTTCATATCCGGCGTCGGCATGACGCATGACACCGGTAGCCGGGTCATTCCACAAGACGCGTTCGATGCGGCGGGCTGCAGCTTCTGTTCCATCGCACACGATGACCACACCGGCGTGTTGTGAATAGCCCATACCCACTCCACCTCCATGATGGATGGATACCCAGGTTGCACCCGATGCGGTGTTCAGAAGTGCGTTGAGAAGAGGCCAGTCGGAAACGGCGTCGGAGCCATCCTGCATCGCCTCTGTCTCGCGATTGGGGCTGGCGACCGAACCCGAATCAAGATGGTCTCTTCCAATGACGACTGGAGCTTTGAGCTCTCCATTGGCGACCATCTCATTAAAGGCCAGACCCAGGCGGTGCCGGTCTCCCAGGCCCACCCAGCAAATGCGCGCTGGCAGACCCTGAAAACGGATTTTTGTTCTGGCGAGATCAAGCCAACGGTGAAGGTTTGTATGGTCAGGAAGGAGTTCTTTTACCTTTTGGTCGGTTCGATAGATATCTTCCGGGTCGTCGGACAAGGCCACCCAGCGAAATGGACCAATGCCCCGGCAAAAGAGCGGTCGAATATATGCAGGCACAAAACCGGGGAAGGAGAACGCATCCTCCACGCCCTCATCCTTTGCAACCTGACGAATGTTGTTGCCGTAGTCCACGGTCGGGATGCCCAACCGATGAAACTCGACCATGGCGCGAACGTGAATTGCGATGGACGAACGCGCCGCGGCGGCAACTTCTGCGGGGCTGCTTTGGCGCTTCTGCTCCCATGCCTCGATCGTCCAGCCCAGTGGCAGATATCCATTGGCTGGATCGTGAGCGGATGTTTGATCCGTCACAATATCCGGGCGGATTCCGCGCCGGAGGAGTTCGGGAAGAATCTCGGCTGCGTTTCCGCAAAGCCCCACCGAAGTCGGCTTTCTCTCGCGGCTTGATTCTTCGATGATGCGCAGGGCTTCATCGAGGTCTTTCGTTGCTCTGTCCAGATATCCGGTCCGGAGCCTCATCTCGATGCGTGACCACTGGCATTCGATTGCCAGGCAAGATGCTCCGGCCATGACGGCAGCAAGGGGTTGAGCGCCACCCATGCCGCCTAACCCGGCAGTCAGAATCCAACGCCCCAGAAGGTTACCTTGATAGTGCTGGCGGCCCATTTCAACGAACGTCTCGTAGGTTCCCTGTACGATTCCTTGCGACCCGATATAGATCCATGAGCCGGCCGTCATCTGGCCGTACATCATCAATCCCTTGCGGTCGAGTTCCTGGAAGTGTTCCCAGGTCGCCCAGTGGGGAACAAGGTTGGAGTTTGCGATTAGAACACGCGGAGCATCGGCATGAGTTCTGAAGACGCCCACCGGCTTTCCTGATTGAATGAGAAGCGTTTCGTCATCGGCCAGTCTCTTCAATGTCTCGACGATTTTGTCGAAGCTCTCCCAATCCCGGGCTGCGCGGCCAATGCCTCCGTATACCACCAGCTCCTCAGGACGTTCGGCAA belongs to Silvibacterium dinghuense and includes:
- the hutU gene encoding urocanate hydratase produces the protein MPPTKQMRRIVPQTGNTLSARSWLCEAPLRMLQNNLHPDVAERPEELVVYGGIGRAARDWESFDKIVETLKRLADDETLLIQSGKPVGVFRTHADAPRVLIANSNLVPHWATWEHFQELDRKGLMMYGQMTAGSWIYIGSQGIVQGTYETFVEMGRQHYQGNLLGRWILTAGLGGMGGAQPLAAVMAGASCLAIECQWSRIEMRLRTGYLDRATKDLDEALRIIEESSRERKPTSVGLCGNAAEILPELLRRGIRPDIVTDQTSAHDPANGYLPLGWTIEAWEQKRQSSPAEVAAAARSSIAIHVRAMVEFHRLGIPTVDYGNNIRQVAKDEGVEDAFSFPGFVPAYIRPLFCRGIGPFRWVALSDDPEDIYRTDQKVKELLPDHTNLHRWLDLARTKIRFQGLPARICWVGLGDRHRLGLAFNEMVANGELKAPVVIGRDHLDSGSVASPNRETEAMQDGSDAVSDWPLLNALLNTASGATWVSIHHGGGVGMGYSQHAGVVIVCDGTEAAARRIERVLWNDPATGVMRHADAGYEEAIRCAAERGLDLPSIAPYKPKG